One window of Ziziphus jujuba cultivar Dongzao chromosome 5, ASM3175591v1 genomic DNA carries:
- the LOC132803755 gene encoding probable leucine-rich repeat receptor-like protein kinase At1g35710 has translation MTRLSLPRSGLSGTLQNLSFSSFTNLITIDLVENDLHGEIPFSLYNLSKLVHLHLAFNHFSGVVSPALANLSRLSFRSLIFSELSSFIPHEIGKLKSLTVLALHTNKFTCLIPTSIGNLTNLIQLFLHDNHLSGPIPTEIVNLRKLTNLELSFNKLSENIPREIGQLTNVAYLVLSDNNLSGAIPAFLGNLTNLIRLYLSHNYLSGNIPPEIGNLGKLLDLVELSYNNFTGQLPQQICGNGLLENFAIIGNHFRVRLEGNQLTGNLIEAFGKIPEEFQNLKLLLKLILSGNQLYGEIPSSIGMLVDLKQLHLAANNLSGPVPKEVRECLKLWQLNLENNKLEGSVPFEIATMNSLQIVDLSSNFLTGEIPSQLGQMKRLETLNLSHNYLSGYIPSSFNEMSSLMLVDMSYNQLEGPIPDSKAFREAPCNSPPFPYVHIFGFLNILRRRVKNTENLHDPETQNKNLFAIWSYDGKLVYENIIPATEEFNSKYCIGEGGYGSVYKVELSSGQVVAVKKLHTSVDGGMSHVKAFTSEIRTLIEIRHRNIVKLYGFCSHPQHSLLVYEYLEGGSLGDVLRNEEKARAFEWSKRLGLLKLSHPIGLDLQELLNIPLQLWSGNRGNTFGEHPGDLLSSISSTLSSTSYALGHDEVPLKDILDQRISAPTAVDDAAGEVVCLAMVGLAFISTQSQRLF, from the exons ATGACACGACTCAGTCTTCCCAGATCTGGTTTGAGTGGTACGCTTCAAAATCTCAGTTTCTCATCCTTTACCAACCTCATTACCATCGATTTAGTAGAAAATGACCTTCACGGAGAGATTCCCTTTAGCCTTTATAACCTTTCCAAATTGGTTCATCTTCACTTGGCATTCAATCATTTTTCTGGAGTTGTCTCTCCAGCACTTGCAAATCTTTCCAGACTCTCTTTTCGCAGCTTAATTTTTAGTGAACTCTCTAGCTTCATTCCTCATGAAATAGGAAAGTTGAAATCTTTGACAGTGCTTGCTTTACACACTAACAAGTTCACATGTCTCATTCCTACTTCTATAGGAAACTTGACCAATTTAATTCAACTTTTCCTTCATGATAATCATCTTTCTGGACCAATTCCGACAGAAATCGTAAACTTGAGAAAGTTGACCAATCTTGAGCTTTCATTCAACAAACTTTCTGAAAATATTCCTAGAGAAATTGGACAATTGACAAACGTAGCATATTTGGTCCTCAGTGACAACAATCTCTCTGGTGCAATTCCTGCTTTCCTAGgaaatttgaccaatttaattCGCCTTTATCTTTCTCATAATTATCTTTCTGGAAATATTCCCCCAGAAATTGGAAACTTGGGAAAGTTACTTGAtcttgttgaa TTgtcttataataattttactgGCCAATTGCCGCAACAAATATGTGGTAATGGATTACTTGAGAATTTTGCCATCATCGGTAACCATTTTAGAGTTAGGCTTGAGGGAAACCAACTGACAGGGAATTTAATAGAAGCTTTTG GAAAGATTCCAGAGGAATTTCAAAACTTAAAGTTATTGCTCAAACTTATACTAAGTGGCAATCAATTATATGGTGAGATTCCTTCTAGTATTGGAATGCTAGTTGATCTAAAGCAATTACACCTTGCAGCGAACAATCTAAGTGGCCCAGTTCCCAAAGAGGTTAGAGAGTGCTTAAAGTTATGGCAATTGAATTTGGAAAACAACAAGCTTGAAGGAAGTGTTCCTTTTGAGATAGCTACCATGAACTCTCTTCAAATCGTAGATTTGAGTTCAAATTTTCTAACCGGAGAGATACCCTCACAGCTCGGACAAATGAAACGTTTAGAAACTTTGAATCTCTCTCACAATTATCTTTCTGGTTACATTCCATCCTCTTTTAATGAAATGTCAAGTTTGATGTTAGTTGATATGTCTTACAACCAGTTGGAGGGTCCTATTCCTGATTCCAAAGCTTTTCGTGAAGCTCCgtgtaacagtcca CCTTTTCCTTATGTCCATATTTTTGGATTCTTAAACATTCTTCGCCGAAGAGtgaaaaatacagaaaatctACATGATCCTGAAACACAAAACAAGAATCTGTTTGCAATATGGAGTTATGATGGGAAGTTGGTGTATGAGAACATCATCCCAGCAACAGAGGAATTCAATTCCAAATACTGCATCGGAGAGGGAGGATATGGGAGTGTTTACAAGGTTGAGTTAAGCTCAGGTCAAGTTGTTGCTGTGAAGAAGCTTCACACAAGTGTCGATGGTGGGATGTCTCATGTCAAAGCTTTTACAAGTGAGATTCGTACATTAATAGAAATAAGACATCGAAACATTGTAAAGCTATATGGGTTTTGTTCACATCCACAGCACTCACTTTTGGTATATGAGTACTTGGAAGGAGGAAGCCTTGGAGATGTATTGAGAAATGAGGAAAAAGCAAGAGCCTTTGAATGGAGCAAAAGG CTAGGATTGTTAAAACTGAGTCATCCAATTGGACTTGATTTGCAGGAACTTTTGAATATACCGCTCCAG TTATGGAGTGGTAACCGTGGAAATACTTTTGGGGAGCATCCAGGAGATCTGTTGTCATCAATATCATCAACGTTATCATCAACATCATATGCGTTAGGCCATGATGAAGTGCCACTGAAAGATATTTTGGACCAACGAATCTCAGCTCCAACAGCTGTTGACGACGCTGCAGGAGAAGTGGTTTGCCTTGCCATGGTTGGACTTGCATTCATATCAACTCAAAGTCAAAGGCTGTTCTAG